From a single Populus nigra chromosome 18, ddPopNigr1.1, whole genome shotgun sequence genomic region:
- the LOC133678064 gene encoding zinc finger BED domain-containing protein DAYSLEEPER isoform X4, whose product MDFGTGSVSGRAAANQMEWTVNNAFKTYKDMDHPKSMMDVALIQNVDPVDIGLGSSEKGTTVVPTKRKKTMTSVYLKFFETAPDGKSRRCKFCGQSYSIATATGNLGRHLSNRHPGYDKSGDSVTSSAPQPITVVKKAQQQGKQQMDYDHLNWLLVKWLILASLPPSTLEEKWLANSFKFLNPSIQLWPGDRYKVKIREVFRSMQEDVMATLEKVSSKVSIILDFWSSYEQIFYMSVTCQWIDENWSFQQVLLDICQIPYPCGGSEIYHSLEKVLKMYNIESRVLSCTHDNSQNAIHACHTLKEELDGQKLGMFCYIPCAARTLNLIIEDGLRTTKPVISKVREFVLELNSSAKMSEDFIQLTAAYQEGSWKFPLETSARWSGNYQMLDIVCKAGKSMDAVMRKYEETIVGRTVLSPAEKNAVSIVHKYLEPFYKTTNNICTNKLLTIGLVLFFMDHISEMITLCKDSRLSSDWLKSAAEDMATKSRSYTTQVGNIFIFMTAILDPRIKCELIPESLSSGNYLEEARTLFIRNYSSSHFSSMTSGYGAQEIEDRGSVSFAEEIARKKRRVSLSNATDELTQYLSEPPAPIPTDVLEWWKVNSTRYPRLSVMARDFLAVQPTSVAPEDLFCSKGDEIDKQRFCMPHDSTQAILCIRSWMQGGIKLKCKSDEIDYERLMEMAGATTAEITVGLDKKQR is encoded by the exons ATGGATTTTGGG ACAGGAAGTGTGAGTGGGAGAGCTGCTGCAAACCAAATGGAGTGGACTGTAAATAATGCGTTCAAAACTTACAAAG ATATGGATCATCCCAAATCAATGATGGATGTGGCACTCATCCAAAATGTCGATCCAGTAGATATTGGACTGGGATCTTCAGAAAAGGGAACTACTGTGGttccaacaaaaagaaagaagacaatgACTTCAGtctatcttaaattttttgagaCTGCTCCTGACGGAAAGAGTCGGCGGTGCAAGTTTTGTGGACAAAGCTATTCTATTGCAACTGCCACGG GCAATTTGGGGAGGCACCTGAGTAATCGCCATCCAGGATATGATAAGTCCGGAGATTCAGTCACTAGTTCAGCACCACAGCCCATCACTGTGGTCAAGAAAGCTCAACAACAGGGGAAACAACAGATGGATTATGATCATCTAAATTGGTTGCTCGTTAAGTGGCTCATCTTAGCTTCTCTTCCTCCTTCAACCTTGGAAGAAAAGTGGTTGGCAAACTCATTTAAATTTCTAAACCCATCAATACAACTCTGGCCAGGTGACCGGTACAAAGTAAAAATCCGTGAAGTTTTCAGGAGCATGCAGGAAGATGTGATGGCTACTTTGGAAAAGGTTTCGTCCAAGGTTTCAATTATTCTGGATTTCTGGAGCTCCTATGAGCAAATATTCTATATGAGCGTCACATGTCAGTGGATAGATGAAAACTGGTCCTTCCAACAAGTCCTTCTTGACATATGTCAAATACCTTACCCTTGTGGTGGTTCTGAGATTTATCATTCCCTGGAAAAGGTTCTCAAGATGTACAACATAGAGAGTAGAGTCCTCTCATGCACTCACGATAACAGTCAGAATGCTATTCATGCGTGCCATACTCTGAAGGAGGAGTTAGATGGTCAGAAACTGGGGATGTTCTGCTATATTCCTTGTGCTGCTCGCACTTTGAACTTGATTATAGAAGATGGATTAAGAACCACAAAACCAGTAATATCTAAGGTCAGGGAGTTTGTGCTAGAGCTAAATTCATCAGCCAAGATGTCAGAGGATTTTATTCAACTAACAGCAGCTTATCAGGAGGGCAGTTGGAAATTTCCACTTGAAACTTCAGCACGCTGGAGTGGTAATTACCAGATGCTTGATATTGTGTGCAAG GCTGGAAAGTCTATGGATGCCGTTATGAGAAAGTACGAGGAGACAATTGTTGGGAGGACGGTGCTGAGCCCTGCAGAAAAGAATGCAGTTAGTATCGTGCATAAATATTTGGAACCCTTCTACAAAACCACAAACAACATTTGCACAAACAAGTTACTCACCATCGGGCTGGTTCTCTTCTTCATGGATCACATCTCTGAGATGATTACCCTATGCAAAGATTCCCGTCTCAGCTCAGATTGGCTAAAAAGTGCTGCTGAAGACATGGCAACAAAGTCTAGGAGTTACACCACACAGGTTGGCAACATATTCATCTTCATGACAGCAATTCTGGATCCCCGAATCAAATGTGAGCTCATCCCTGAGAGCCTCAGCTCAGGAAACTATCTGGAGGAAGCCAGAACTCTATTCATAAGAAATTACTCTAGCAGCCATTTTTCATCCATGACAAGTGGGTATGGTGCTCAAGAGATTGAAGATAGGGGGAGTGTTTCCTTTGCAGAGGAAATTGCTAGGAAGAAGCGAAGAGTGAGCTTGAGCAATGCAACCGACGAGCTTACTCAGTACCTGTCAGAGCCTCCCGCTCCAATACCAACAGATGTCCTGGAGTGGTGGAAGGTCAACAGCACGCGCTATCCACGTCTTTCAGTGATGGCCCGGGATTTCTTGGCTGTGCAGCCGACCTCAGTGGCGCCTGAAGATCTGTTTTGCAGTAAAGGTGATGAAATTGACAAGCAACGATTTTGTATGCCACATGATAGCACACAGGCGATTCTTTGTATCAGGTCATGGATGCAAGGAGGGATCAAGTTGAAGTGCAAGTCAGATGAGATAGACTACGAGAGATTGATGGAAATGGCAGGTGCTACAACAGCAGAAATCACTGTTGGCCTGGACAAGAAACAAAGATGA
- the LOC133678064 gene encoding zinc finger BED domain-containing protein DAYSLEEPER isoform X3, producing MDFGTGSVSGRAAANQMEWTVNNAFKTYKAVACGVDMDHPKSMMDVALIQNVDPVDIGLGSSEKGTTVVPTKRKKTMTSVYLKFFETAPDGKSRRCKFCGQSYSIATATGNLGRHLSNRHPGYDKSGDSVTSSAPQPITVVKKAQQQGKQQMDYDHLNWLLVKWLILASLPPSTLEEKWLANSFKFLNPSIQLWPGDRYKVKIREVFRSMQEDVMATLEKVSSKVSIILDFWSSYEQIFYMSVTCQWIDENWSFQQVLLDICQIPYPCGGSEIYHSLEKVLKMYNIESRVLSCTHDNSQNAIHACHTLKEELDGQKLGMFCYIPCAARTLNLIIEDGLRTTKPVISKVREFVLELNSSAKMSEDFIQLTAAYQEGSWKFPLETSARWSGNYQMLDIVCKAGKSMDAVMRKYEETIVGRTVLSPAEKNAVSIVHKYLEPFYKTTNNICTNKLLTIGLVLFFMDHISEMITLCKDSRLSSDWLKSAAEDMATKSRSYTTQVGNIFIFMTAILDPRIKCELIPESLSSGNYLEEARTLFIRNYSSSHFSSMTSGYGAQEIEDRGSVSFAEEIARKKRRVSLSNATDELTQYLSEPPAPIPTDVLEWWKVNSTRYPRLSVMARDFLAVQPTSVAPEDLFCSKGDEIDKQRFCMPHDSTQAILCIRSWMQGGIKLKCKSDEIDYERLMEMAGATTAEITVGLDKKQR from the exons ATGGATTTTGGG ACAGGAAGTGTGAGTGGGAGAGCTGCTGCAAACCAAATGGAGTGGACTGTAAATAATGCGTTCAAAACTTACAAAG CTGTTGCTTGTGGAGTAGATATGGATCATCCCAAATCAATGATGGATGTGGCACTCATCCAAAATGTCGATCCAGTAGATATTGGACTGGGATCTTCAGAAAAGGGAACTACTGTGGttccaacaaaaagaaagaagacaatgACTTCAGtctatcttaaattttttgagaCTGCTCCTGACGGAAAGAGTCGGCGGTGCAAGTTTTGTGGACAAAGCTATTCTATTGCAACTGCCACGG GCAATTTGGGGAGGCACCTGAGTAATCGCCATCCAGGATATGATAAGTCCGGAGATTCAGTCACTAGTTCAGCACCACAGCCCATCACTGTGGTCAAGAAAGCTCAACAACAGGGGAAACAACAGATGGATTATGATCATCTAAATTGGTTGCTCGTTAAGTGGCTCATCTTAGCTTCTCTTCCTCCTTCAACCTTGGAAGAAAAGTGGTTGGCAAACTCATTTAAATTTCTAAACCCATCAATACAACTCTGGCCAGGTGACCGGTACAAAGTAAAAATCCGTGAAGTTTTCAGGAGCATGCAGGAAGATGTGATGGCTACTTTGGAAAAGGTTTCGTCCAAGGTTTCAATTATTCTGGATTTCTGGAGCTCCTATGAGCAAATATTCTATATGAGCGTCACATGTCAGTGGATAGATGAAAACTGGTCCTTCCAACAAGTCCTTCTTGACATATGTCAAATACCTTACCCTTGTGGTGGTTCTGAGATTTATCATTCCCTGGAAAAGGTTCTCAAGATGTACAACATAGAGAGTAGAGTCCTCTCATGCACTCACGATAACAGTCAGAATGCTATTCATGCGTGCCATACTCTGAAGGAGGAGTTAGATGGTCAGAAACTGGGGATGTTCTGCTATATTCCTTGTGCTGCTCGCACTTTGAACTTGATTATAGAAGATGGATTAAGAACCACAAAACCAGTAATATCTAAGGTCAGGGAGTTTGTGCTAGAGCTAAATTCATCAGCCAAGATGTCAGAGGATTTTATTCAACTAACAGCAGCTTATCAGGAGGGCAGTTGGAAATTTCCACTTGAAACTTCAGCACGCTGGAGTGGTAATTACCAGATGCTTGATATTGTGTGCAAG GCTGGAAAGTCTATGGATGCCGTTATGAGAAAGTACGAGGAGACAATTGTTGGGAGGACGGTGCTGAGCCCTGCAGAAAAGAATGCAGTTAGTATCGTGCATAAATATTTGGAACCCTTCTACAAAACCACAAACAACATTTGCACAAACAAGTTACTCACCATCGGGCTGGTTCTCTTCTTCATGGATCACATCTCTGAGATGATTACCCTATGCAAAGATTCCCGTCTCAGCTCAGATTGGCTAAAAAGTGCTGCTGAAGACATGGCAACAAAGTCTAGGAGTTACACCACACAGGTTGGCAACATATTCATCTTCATGACAGCAATTCTGGATCCCCGAATCAAATGTGAGCTCATCCCTGAGAGCCTCAGCTCAGGAAACTATCTGGAGGAAGCCAGAACTCTATTCATAAGAAATTACTCTAGCAGCCATTTTTCATCCATGACAAGTGGGTATGGTGCTCAAGAGATTGAAGATAGGGGGAGTGTTTCCTTTGCAGAGGAAATTGCTAGGAAGAAGCGAAGAGTGAGCTTGAGCAATGCAACCGACGAGCTTACTCAGTACCTGTCAGAGCCTCCCGCTCCAATACCAACAGATGTCCTGGAGTGGTGGAAGGTCAACAGCACGCGCTATCCACGTCTTTCAGTGATGGCCCGGGATTTCTTGGCTGTGCAGCCGACCTCAGTGGCGCCTGAAGATCTGTTTTGCAGTAAAGGTGATGAAATTGACAAGCAACGATTTTGTATGCCACATGATAGCACACAGGCGATTCTTTGTATCAGGTCATGGATGCAAGGAGGGATCAAGTTGAAGTGCAAGTCAGATGAGATAGACTACGAGAGATTGATGGAAATGGCAGGTGCTACAACAGCAGAAATCACTGTTGGCCTGGACAAGAAACAAAGATGA
- the LOC133678064 gene encoding zinc finger BED domain-containing protein DAYSLEEPER isoform X1, with the protein MDFGVRKKDQTGSVSGRAAANQMEWTVNNAFKTYKAVACGVDMDHPKSMMDVALIQNVDPVDIGLGSSEKGTTVVPTKRKKTMTSVYLKFFETAPDGKSRRCKFCGQSYSIATATGNLGRHLSNRHPGYDKSGDSVTSSAPQPITVVKKAQQQGKQQMDYDHLNWLLVKWLILASLPPSTLEEKWLANSFKFLNPSIQLWPGDRYKVKIREVFRSMQEDVMATLEKVSSKVSIILDFWSSYEQIFYMSVTCQWIDENWSFQQVLLDICQIPYPCGGSEIYHSLEKVLKMYNIESRVLSCTHDNSQNAIHACHTLKEELDGQKLGMFCYIPCAARTLNLIIEDGLRTTKPVISKVREFVLELNSSAKMSEDFIQLTAAYQEGSWKFPLETSARWSGNYQMLDIVCKAGKSMDAVMRKYEETIVGRTVLSPAEKNAVSIVHKYLEPFYKTTNNICTNKLLTIGLVLFFMDHISEMITLCKDSRLSSDWLKSAAEDMATKSRSYTTQVGNIFIFMTAILDPRIKCELIPESLSSGNYLEEARTLFIRNYSSSHFSSMTSGYGAQEIEDRGSVSFAEEIARKKRRVSLSNATDELTQYLSEPPAPIPTDVLEWWKVNSTRYPRLSVMARDFLAVQPTSVAPEDLFCSKGDEIDKQRFCMPHDSTQAILCIRSWMQGGIKLKCKSDEIDYERLMEMAGATTAEITVGLDKKQR; encoded by the exons ATGGATTTTGGGGTAAGAAAGAAGGATCAA ACAGGAAGTGTGAGTGGGAGAGCTGCTGCAAACCAAATGGAGTGGACTGTAAATAATGCGTTCAAAACTTACAAAG CTGTTGCTTGTGGAGTAGATATGGATCATCCCAAATCAATGATGGATGTGGCACTCATCCAAAATGTCGATCCAGTAGATATTGGACTGGGATCTTCAGAAAAGGGAACTACTGTGGttccaacaaaaagaaagaagacaatgACTTCAGtctatcttaaattttttgagaCTGCTCCTGACGGAAAGAGTCGGCGGTGCAAGTTTTGTGGACAAAGCTATTCTATTGCAACTGCCACGG GCAATTTGGGGAGGCACCTGAGTAATCGCCATCCAGGATATGATAAGTCCGGAGATTCAGTCACTAGTTCAGCACCACAGCCCATCACTGTGGTCAAGAAAGCTCAACAACAGGGGAAACAACAGATGGATTATGATCATCTAAATTGGTTGCTCGTTAAGTGGCTCATCTTAGCTTCTCTTCCTCCTTCAACCTTGGAAGAAAAGTGGTTGGCAAACTCATTTAAATTTCTAAACCCATCAATACAACTCTGGCCAGGTGACCGGTACAAAGTAAAAATCCGTGAAGTTTTCAGGAGCATGCAGGAAGATGTGATGGCTACTTTGGAAAAGGTTTCGTCCAAGGTTTCAATTATTCTGGATTTCTGGAGCTCCTATGAGCAAATATTCTATATGAGCGTCACATGTCAGTGGATAGATGAAAACTGGTCCTTCCAACAAGTCCTTCTTGACATATGTCAAATACCTTACCCTTGTGGTGGTTCTGAGATTTATCATTCCCTGGAAAAGGTTCTCAAGATGTACAACATAGAGAGTAGAGTCCTCTCATGCACTCACGATAACAGTCAGAATGCTATTCATGCGTGCCATACTCTGAAGGAGGAGTTAGATGGTCAGAAACTGGGGATGTTCTGCTATATTCCTTGTGCTGCTCGCACTTTGAACTTGATTATAGAAGATGGATTAAGAACCACAAAACCAGTAATATCTAAGGTCAGGGAGTTTGTGCTAGAGCTAAATTCATCAGCCAAGATGTCAGAGGATTTTATTCAACTAACAGCAGCTTATCAGGAGGGCAGTTGGAAATTTCCACTTGAAACTTCAGCACGCTGGAGTGGTAATTACCAGATGCTTGATATTGTGTGCAAG GCTGGAAAGTCTATGGATGCCGTTATGAGAAAGTACGAGGAGACAATTGTTGGGAGGACGGTGCTGAGCCCTGCAGAAAAGAATGCAGTTAGTATCGTGCATAAATATTTGGAACCCTTCTACAAAACCACAAACAACATTTGCACAAACAAGTTACTCACCATCGGGCTGGTTCTCTTCTTCATGGATCACATCTCTGAGATGATTACCCTATGCAAAGATTCCCGTCTCAGCTCAGATTGGCTAAAAAGTGCTGCTGAAGACATGGCAACAAAGTCTAGGAGTTACACCACACAGGTTGGCAACATATTCATCTTCATGACAGCAATTCTGGATCCCCGAATCAAATGTGAGCTCATCCCTGAGAGCCTCAGCTCAGGAAACTATCTGGAGGAAGCCAGAACTCTATTCATAAGAAATTACTCTAGCAGCCATTTTTCATCCATGACAAGTGGGTATGGTGCTCAAGAGATTGAAGATAGGGGGAGTGTTTCCTTTGCAGAGGAAATTGCTAGGAAGAAGCGAAGAGTGAGCTTGAGCAATGCAACCGACGAGCTTACTCAGTACCTGTCAGAGCCTCCCGCTCCAATACCAACAGATGTCCTGGAGTGGTGGAAGGTCAACAGCACGCGCTATCCACGTCTTTCAGTGATGGCCCGGGATTTCTTGGCTGTGCAGCCGACCTCAGTGGCGCCTGAAGATCTGTTTTGCAGTAAAGGTGATGAAATTGACAAGCAACGATTTTGTATGCCACATGATAGCACACAGGCGATTCTTTGTATCAGGTCATGGATGCAAGGAGGGATCAAGTTGAAGTGCAAGTCAGATGAGATAGACTACGAGAGATTGATGGAAATGGCAGGTGCTACAACAGCAGAAATCACTGTTGGCCTGGACAAGAAACAAAGATGA
- the LOC133678064 gene encoding zinc finger BED domain-containing protein DAYSLEEPER isoform X2: protein MDFGVRKKDQTGSVSGRAAANQMEWTVNNAFKTYKDMDHPKSMMDVALIQNVDPVDIGLGSSEKGTTVVPTKRKKTMTSVYLKFFETAPDGKSRRCKFCGQSYSIATATGNLGRHLSNRHPGYDKSGDSVTSSAPQPITVVKKAQQQGKQQMDYDHLNWLLVKWLILASLPPSTLEEKWLANSFKFLNPSIQLWPGDRYKVKIREVFRSMQEDVMATLEKVSSKVSIILDFWSSYEQIFYMSVTCQWIDENWSFQQVLLDICQIPYPCGGSEIYHSLEKVLKMYNIESRVLSCTHDNSQNAIHACHTLKEELDGQKLGMFCYIPCAARTLNLIIEDGLRTTKPVISKVREFVLELNSSAKMSEDFIQLTAAYQEGSWKFPLETSARWSGNYQMLDIVCKAGKSMDAVMRKYEETIVGRTVLSPAEKNAVSIVHKYLEPFYKTTNNICTNKLLTIGLVLFFMDHISEMITLCKDSRLSSDWLKSAAEDMATKSRSYTTQVGNIFIFMTAILDPRIKCELIPESLSSGNYLEEARTLFIRNYSSSHFSSMTSGYGAQEIEDRGSVSFAEEIARKKRRVSLSNATDELTQYLSEPPAPIPTDVLEWWKVNSTRYPRLSVMARDFLAVQPTSVAPEDLFCSKGDEIDKQRFCMPHDSTQAILCIRSWMQGGIKLKCKSDEIDYERLMEMAGATTAEITVGLDKKQR from the exons ATGGATTTTGGGGTAAGAAAGAAGGATCAA ACAGGAAGTGTGAGTGGGAGAGCTGCTGCAAACCAAATGGAGTGGACTGTAAATAATGCGTTCAAAACTTACAAAG ATATGGATCATCCCAAATCAATGATGGATGTGGCACTCATCCAAAATGTCGATCCAGTAGATATTGGACTGGGATCTTCAGAAAAGGGAACTACTGTGGttccaacaaaaagaaagaagacaatgACTTCAGtctatcttaaattttttgagaCTGCTCCTGACGGAAAGAGTCGGCGGTGCAAGTTTTGTGGACAAAGCTATTCTATTGCAACTGCCACGG GCAATTTGGGGAGGCACCTGAGTAATCGCCATCCAGGATATGATAAGTCCGGAGATTCAGTCACTAGTTCAGCACCACAGCCCATCACTGTGGTCAAGAAAGCTCAACAACAGGGGAAACAACAGATGGATTATGATCATCTAAATTGGTTGCTCGTTAAGTGGCTCATCTTAGCTTCTCTTCCTCCTTCAACCTTGGAAGAAAAGTGGTTGGCAAACTCATTTAAATTTCTAAACCCATCAATACAACTCTGGCCAGGTGACCGGTACAAAGTAAAAATCCGTGAAGTTTTCAGGAGCATGCAGGAAGATGTGATGGCTACTTTGGAAAAGGTTTCGTCCAAGGTTTCAATTATTCTGGATTTCTGGAGCTCCTATGAGCAAATATTCTATATGAGCGTCACATGTCAGTGGATAGATGAAAACTGGTCCTTCCAACAAGTCCTTCTTGACATATGTCAAATACCTTACCCTTGTGGTGGTTCTGAGATTTATCATTCCCTGGAAAAGGTTCTCAAGATGTACAACATAGAGAGTAGAGTCCTCTCATGCACTCACGATAACAGTCAGAATGCTATTCATGCGTGCCATACTCTGAAGGAGGAGTTAGATGGTCAGAAACTGGGGATGTTCTGCTATATTCCTTGTGCTGCTCGCACTTTGAACTTGATTATAGAAGATGGATTAAGAACCACAAAACCAGTAATATCTAAGGTCAGGGAGTTTGTGCTAGAGCTAAATTCATCAGCCAAGATGTCAGAGGATTTTATTCAACTAACAGCAGCTTATCAGGAGGGCAGTTGGAAATTTCCACTTGAAACTTCAGCACGCTGGAGTGGTAATTACCAGATGCTTGATATTGTGTGCAAG GCTGGAAAGTCTATGGATGCCGTTATGAGAAAGTACGAGGAGACAATTGTTGGGAGGACGGTGCTGAGCCCTGCAGAAAAGAATGCAGTTAGTATCGTGCATAAATATTTGGAACCCTTCTACAAAACCACAAACAACATTTGCACAAACAAGTTACTCACCATCGGGCTGGTTCTCTTCTTCATGGATCACATCTCTGAGATGATTACCCTATGCAAAGATTCCCGTCTCAGCTCAGATTGGCTAAAAAGTGCTGCTGAAGACATGGCAACAAAGTCTAGGAGTTACACCACACAGGTTGGCAACATATTCATCTTCATGACAGCAATTCTGGATCCCCGAATCAAATGTGAGCTCATCCCTGAGAGCCTCAGCTCAGGAAACTATCTGGAGGAAGCCAGAACTCTATTCATAAGAAATTACTCTAGCAGCCATTTTTCATCCATGACAAGTGGGTATGGTGCTCAAGAGATTGAAGATAGGGGGAGTGTTTCCTTTGCAGAGGAAATTGCTAGGAAGAAGCGAAGAGTGAGCTTGAGCAATGCAACCGACGAGCTTACTCAGTACCTGTCAGAGCCTCCCGCTCCAATACCAACAGATGTCCTGGAGTGGTGGAAGGTCAACAGCACGCGCTATCCACGTCTTTCAGTGATGGCCCGGGATTTCTTGGCTGTGCAGCCGACCTCAGTGGCGCCTGAAGATCTGTTTTGCAGTAAAGGTGATGAAATTGACAAGCAACGATTTTGTATGCCACATGATAGCACACAGGCGATTCTTTGTATCAGGTCATGGATGCAAGGAGGGATCAAGTTGAAGTGCAAGTCAGATGAGATAGACTACGAGAGATTGATGGAAATGGCAGGTGCTACAACAGCAGAAATCACTGTTGGCCTGGACAAGAAACAAAGATGA
- the LOC133678064 gene encoding zinc finger BED domain-containing protein DAYSLEEPER isoform X6, translating into MEWTVNNAFKTYKDMDHPKSMMDVALIQNVDPVDIGLGSSEKGTTVVPTKRKKTMTSVYLKFFETAPDGKSRRCKFCGQSYSIATATGNLGRHLSNRHPGYDKSGDSVTSSAPQPITVVKKAQQQGKQQMDYDHLNWLLVKWLILASLPPSTLEEKWLANSFKFLNPSIQLWPGDRYKVKIREVFRSMQEDVMATLEKVSSKVSIILDFWSSYEQIFYMSVTCQWIDENWSFQQVLLDICQIPYPCGGSEIYHSLEKVLKMYNIESRVLSCTHDNSQNAIHACHTLKEELDGQKLGMFCYIPCAARTLNLIIEDGLRTTKPVISKVREFVLELNSSAKMSEDFIQLTAAYQEGSWKFPLETSARWSGNYQMLDIVCKAGKSMDAVMRKYEETIVGRTVLSPAEKNAVSIVHKYLEPFYKTTNNICTNKLLTIGLVLFFMDHISEMITLCKDSRLSSDWLKSAAEDMATKSRSYTTQVGNIFIFMTAILDPRIKCELIPESLSSGNYLEEARTLFIRNYSSSHFSSMTSGYGAQEIEDRGSVSFAEEIARKKRRVSLSNATDELTQYLSEPPAPIPTDVLEWWKVNSTRYPRLSVMARDFLAVQPTSVAPEDLFCSKGDEIDKQRFCMPHDSTQAILCIRSWMQGGIKLKCKSDEIDYERLMEMAGATTAEITVGLDKKQR; encoded by the exons ATGGAGTGGACTGTAAATAATGCGTTCAAAACTTACAAAG ATATGGATCATCCCAAATCAATGATGGATGTGGCACTCATCCAAAATGTCGATCCAGTAGATATTGGACTGGGATCTTCAGAAAAGGGAACTACTGTGGttccaacaaaaagaaagaagacaatgACTTCAGtctatcttaaattttttgagaCTGCTCCTGACGGAAAGAGTCGGCGGTGCAAGTTTTGTGGACAAAGCTATTCTATTGCAACTGCCACGG GCAATTTGGGGAGGCACCTGAGTAATCGCCATCCAGGATATGATAAGTCCGGAGATTCAGTCACTAGTTCAGCACCACAGCCCATCACTGTGGTCAAGAAAGCTCAACAACAGGGGAAACAACAGATGGATTATGATCATCTAAATTGGTTGCTCGTTAAGTGGCTCATCTTAGCTTCTCTTCCTCCTTCAACCTTGGAAGAAAAGTGGTTGGCAAACTCATTTAAATTTCTAAACCCATCAATACAACTCTGGCCAGGTGACCGGTACAAAGTAAAAATCCGTGAAGTTTTCAGGAGCATGCAGGAAGATGTGATGGCTACTTTGGAAAAGGTTTCGTCCAAGGTTTCAATTATTCTGGATTTCTGGAGCTCCTATGAGCAAATATTCTATATGAGCGTCACATGTCAGTGGATAGATGAAAACTGGTCCTTCCAACAAGTCCTTCTTGACATATGTCAAATACCTTACCCTTGTGGTGGTTCTGAGATTTATCATTCCCTGGAAAAGGTTCTCAAGATGTACAACATAGAGAGTAGAGTCCTCTCATGCACTCACGATAACAGTCAGAATGCTATTCATGCGTGCCATACTCTGAAGGAGGAGTTAGATGGTCAGAAACTGGGGATGTTCTGCTATATTCCTTGTGCTGCTCGCACTTTGAACTTGATTATAGAAGATGGATTAAGAACCACAAAACCAGTAATATCTAAGGTCAGGGAGTTTGTGCTAGAGCTAAATTCATCAGCCAAGATGTCAGAGGATTTTATTCAACTAACAGCAGCTTATCAGGAGGGCAGTTGGAAATTTCCACTTGAAACTTCAGCACGCTGGAGTGGTAATTACCAGATGCTTGATATTGTGTGCAAG GCTGGAAAGTCTATGGATGCCGTTATGAGAAAGTACGAGGAGACAATTGTTGGGAGGACGGTGCTGAGCCCTGCAGAAAAGAATGCAGTTAGTATCGTGCATAAATATTTGGAACCCTTCTACAAAACCACAAACAACATTTGCACAAACAAGTTACTCACCATCGGGCTGGTTCTCTTCTTCATGGATCACATCTCTGAGATGATTACCCTATGCAAAGATTCCCGTCTCAGCTCAGATTGGCTAAAAAGTGCTGCTGAAGACATGGCAACAAAGTCTAGGAGTTACACCACACAGGTTGGCAACATATTCATCTTCATGACAGCAATTCTGGATCCCCGAATCAAATGTGAGCTCATCCCTGAGAGCCTCAGCTCAGGAAACTATCTGGAGGAAGCCAGAACTCTATTCATAAGAAATTACTCTAGCAGCCATTTTTCATCCATGACAAGTGGGTATGGTGCTCAAGAGATTGAAGATAGGGGGAGTGTTTCCTTTGCAGAGGAAATTGCTAGGAAGAAGCGAAGAGTGAGCTTGAGCAATGCAACCGACGAGCTTACTCAGTACCTGTCAGAGCCTCCCGCTCCAATACCAACAGATGTCCTGGAGTGGTGGAAGGTCAACAGCACGCGCTATCCACGTCTTTCAGTGATGGCCCGGGATTTCTTGGCTGTGCAGCCGACCTCAGTGGCGCCTGAAGATCTGTTTTGCAGTAAAGGTGATGAAATTGACAAGCAACGATTTTGTATGCCACATGATAGCACACAGGCGATTCTTTGTATCAGGTCATGGATGCAAGGAGGGATCAAGTTGAAGTGCAAGTCAGATGAGATAGACTACGAGAGATTGATGGAAATGGCAGGTGCTACAACAGCAGAAATCACTGTTGGCCTGGACAAGAAACAAAGATGA